In one window of Opitutus sp. GAS368 DNA:
- a CDS encoding hydrolase, giving the protein MSSVSVPPVITALSTRTPALAALLERWANINSGSQHAAGLARMAAELRAVFSAAFPAAAFEELSADAPGFNPPGAKALRFRLRPFAARQVFLCGHYDTVYAADDAFQTCRWLDDGTLNGPGVTDMKGGLVVLLAALEAFEQTPSAANLGWEVLLTPDEETGSHGTRAMFEAAARRNHFGFVFEPARPSGDIIHSRKGTGGITAICRGRAAHAAKIPNDGRNAILGLAEFLLAAAKIPAEMPGVLVNVGNIRGGSAATNVVPDFAQAELDLRITRLADQAPLFARLETLARETGAAQGVTFELIGGLNRPPKENHPTEAALFPEFQRAAQDVGLKPFGWVHGGGASDGNFLGAAGLPCFDGIGPEGDHLHSTREFCRIATIAPRAQNVALFLHRLATGEISLPAAAGHGG; this is encoded by the coding sequence ATGTCTTCCGTATCCGTTCCTCCCGTCATCACTGCGCTTTCGACCCGCACCCCGGCCCTGGCCGCGTTGCTCGAGCGCTGGGCCAACATCAACTCCGGTTCCCAGCACGCCGCCGGACTCGCCCGCATGGCGGCCGAGCTGCGCGCCGTGTTCAGCGCAGCCTTTCCGGCCGCCGCGTTCGAGGAGCTCTCCGCCGACGCCCCGGGCTTCAACCCGCCGGGCGCGAAGGCGCTGCGCTTCCGCCTGCGTCCGTTCGCGGCCCGCCAGGTTTTCCTTTGCGGACACTACGACACCGTCTACGCCGCGGACGATGCCTTTCAGACCTGCCGGTGGCTTGACGACGGGACGCTCAACGGCCCGGGCGTGACCGACATGAAGGGCGGCCTGGTCGTGCTGCTGGCCGCGCTCGAGGCCTTTGAACAGACGCCGTCGGCCGCCAACCTCGGCTGGGAGGTGCTGCTCACGCCCGACGAGGAGACCGGTTCGCACGGCACGCGGGCGATGTTCGAGGCCGCCGCGCGGCGCAACCATTTCGGCTTTGTCTTCGAGCCCGCCCGCCCCAGCGGCGACATCATCCACTCGCGCAAGGGCACGGGCGGCATCACGGCCATCTGCCGCGGCCGCGCGGCGCACGCGGCGAAGATCCCGAACGACGGTCGCAACGCCATCCTCGGCCTCGCGGAATTCCTGCTCGCCGCCGCGAAGATTCCGGCGGAGATGCCGGGCGTGCTGGTCAACGTCGGCAACATTCGCGGCGGCAGCGCCGCGACCAACGTCGTGCCGGATTTCGCGCAGGCCGAGCTCGACCTCCGCATCACGCGCCTGGCGGACCAGGCACCGCTCTTCGCCCGGCTGGAAACCCTGGCCCGCGAGACCGGGGCCGCGCAGGGTGTGACATTCGAGCTCATCGGCGGTCTCAACCGGCCGCCGAAGGAGAATCATCCCACCGAGGCCGCCTTGTTCCCGGAGTTCCAGCGGGCCGCGCAGGATGTCGGCCTCAAGCCGTTCGGCTGGGTCCACGGTGGCGGCGCCTCCGACGGCAACTTCCTCGGCGCCGCCGGGCTGCCGTGCTTTGATGGCATCGGGCCCGAGGGCGACCACCTGCACAGCACGCGCGAATTCTGCCGCATCGCGACGATCGCCCCGCGGGCGCAGAACGTCGCGCTGTTTCTGCATCGGCTGGCGACGGGCGAGATTTCGCTGCCGGCGGCTGCAGGCCATGGGGGCTGA
- a CDS encoding TonB-dependent receptor: MSRRLGLIQAIPACFGIVLFGLLAPSVAAQTTAPADTANEPVKLEKLVVTGSLIKRVADYGAVPMDIITPAELDQQGVTSVEQMVMNLNINGNSLDNLASNSDVATGGAATRGINGSTGANLRFQGSNATLVLVNGRRVAQHGLNGGGTVDLNSIPVQAIKRIEVLKDGASSIYGTDAIGGVINFILKDDYQGLAVKTGFDVTQEGGADIYRASIVGGYGNLNKDKFNVMASLSYADNTRLLGSQRSWVNTQQPDRGISADTRGTPFATLSGLTTLSNVLSGATSKGSFFDPTIGLSVSTVNTLVLQGAGALAGTGMYPYDYQLWSNASTKYGATMDTGVTAALQQPVKNTNLVTSAAYKVGDTIFRFEGLFGRSQSTKYFSAQQITSAQTTSTVSLPNGTLVPNPLAGLAYPSTAPGYAAVFNTLVAAFPQLAGNNGLPMTFRWRLYPGGPREYSTQSDTWRALVSAEGPVPFLKDWDYNASLSRASSKSYSVLTSGYYYTAGLANLINTGVLNPFSFTQTDSALQQLAAVSAAGVKLYGGTYTTDNFNASATGPVWKLPAGDLQAALGVDYAKEGFTLAGDQRPNANTAAALIANAPFDNSNATLGTLTRTVKAVFAELDIPVIKGVDFNPSVRTDNYSGFGTTTNPKYTLRIQPAEWLLFRGSYSTGFRVPTFAQEYFPAITQPGSSAIVDPTNGNVVNSYNVRTGSESSLNPETARMKSVGVVISPNKHLSFSADWWSIDRKGTIATLSVSTILANYTLFPDRLIRDASGVLNTIDDTYINAGEALTEGIELGAHANQDLFGGVVSADFDLGDLLVKKSRILASTPFGPTEVGRFTRFSDLGIKYKATLALNYRRKDWAFTLTQIYRSGYMDNPEGNIGLGTYLPPNWNPKVASYTLYNLTASYTGLIKNLTLVAGIKNLFNTNPPFSAYYDTNSGAGSDWDPRVGDPRGRSFVLSAEYKFF; the protein is encoded by the coding sequence ATGTCTCGTCGTCTGGGCCTGATTCAGGCCATCCCCGCATGCTTCGGCATCGTTCTGTTCGGCCTCCTGGCTCCCTCCGTCGCGGCCCAGACCACCGCCCCGGCCGACACCGCGAATGAACCGGTCAAGCTGGAGAAGCTGGTCGTCACCGGCTCCCTGATCAAGCGCGTGGCCGACTACGGCGCCGTGCCGATGGACATCATCACTCCCGCCGAGCTCGACCAGCAGGGCGTCACCAGCGTCGAACAAATGGTGATGAACCTGAACATCAACGGCAATTCCCTGGACAACCTCGCCAGCAACTCCGACGTCGCCACCGGCGGCGCCGCGACCCGCGGCATCAACGGCTCCACGGGAGCCAACCTGCGCTTCCAGGGCTCCAACGCCACGCTGGTCCTCGTCAACGGCCGCCGCGTCGCCCAGCACGGCCTGAACGGCGGCGGCACCGTCGACCTCAACTCGATCCCCGTGCAGGCCATCAAGCGCATCGAGGTGCTCAAGGACGGCGCCTCGTCCATCTACGGCACCGACGCCATCGGCGGCGTGATCAATTTCATCCTCAAGGACGACTACCAGGGCCTGGCGGTCAAGACCGGCTTCGACGTCACCCAGGAGGGCGGCGCCGACATCTACCGGGCGTCCATCGTCGGCGGCTACGGCAACCTGAACAAGGACAAGTTCAATGTCATGGCCTCCCTGTCGTATGCCGACAACACGCGCCTCCTCGGCAGCCAGCGCTCCTGGGTCAACACCCAGCAGCCGGACCGCGGCATCTCGGCCGATACGCGCGGCACCCCGTTCGCCACCCTCTCCGGACTCACCACGCTCTCCAACGTGCTCAGCGGCGCCACCAGCAAGGGCAGCTTCTTTGATCCCACCATCGGGCTGTCGGTCTCCACGGTCAACACCCTCGTGCTGCAGGGGGCGGGCGCCCTCGCCGGCACCGGGATGTATCCGTATGATTATCAACTCTGGTCCAATGCCTCCACCAAGTATGGTGCGACGATGGACACCGGCGTGACCGCCGCCCTGCAGCAGCCGGTGAAGAACACCAATTTGGTGACCTCGGCCGCCTACAAGGTGGGCGACACGATCTTCCGGTTCGAAGGGCTCTTCGGCCGGTCGCAGTCCACGAAGTATTTCTCCGCGCAGCAGATCACGTCCGCCCAGACCACCAGCACGGTGTCCCTGCCCAACGGCACGCTCGTGCCCAATCCGCTCGCCGGCCTCGCCTATCCGAGCACGGCGCCCGGCTATGCCGCGGTGTTCAACACCCTGGTCGCGGCCTTCCCCCAGCTGGCGGGCAACAACGGCCTCCCCATGACCTTCCGCTGGCGCCTTTACCCGGGCGGACCGCGGGAATACTCCACCCAGAGCGACACCTGGCGCGCGCTGGTTTCGGCCGAGGGTCCGGTGCCGTTCCTCAAGGACTGGGATTACAACGCGAGTCTTTCCCGGGCCAGCAGCAAGAGCTATTCGGTGCTGACCAGCGGCTATTATTACACGGCCGGGCTGGCGAACCTCATCAACACCGGTGTGCTGAATCCCTTCTCCTTCACCCAGACCGATTCCGCCCTGCAGCAGCTCGCGGCCGTCTCGGCCGCCGGCGTGAAACTTTACGGCGGCACCTACACGACCGACAACTTCAACGCCTCCGCCACGGGTCCGGTGTGGAAACTGCCCGCCGGCGACCTGCAGGCGGCGTTGGGCGTCGATTACGCCAAGGAGGGATTTACCCTGGCTGGTGACCAACGCCCGAACGCCAACACGGCCGCCGCGCTGATTGCCAACGCCCCGTTTGACAATTCCAACGCCACGCTGGGCACGCTGACCCGCACGGTTAAGGCGGTCTTCGCCGAACTCGACATTCCCGTCATCAAAGGCGTCGACTTCAATCCCTCCGTGCGCACCGATAATTACAGCGGGTTTGGCACCACGACCAACCCGAAGTATACGCTGCGCATCCAGCCGGCCGAATGGCTGCTTTTCCGCGGTTCCTACAGCACCGGCTTCCGCGTGCCGACCTTCGCGCAGGAATACTTCCCGGCGATCACGCAGCCGGGTTCCTCCGCGATCGTTGATCCGACCAACGGCAATGTGGTCAACAGCTACAACGTCCGGACGGGCAGCGAGTCCAGCCTCAACCCCGAGACCGCGCGGATGAAGTCGGTGGGCGTGGTTATCTCCCCCAACAAGCACCTGAGCTTCAGCGCGGACTGGTGGAGCATCGACCGCAAGGGCACGATTGCCACGCTCTCCGTCTCCACCATCCTGGCCAATTACACCCTGTTCCCCGACCGCCTGATCCGCGACGCCAGCGGCGTGCTCAACACGATCGACGACACCTATATCAACGCGGGCGAGGCGCTCACGGAAGGCATCGAGCTCGGCGCCCACGCCAATCAGGATCTGTTCGGCGGCGTGGTTTCGGCGGACTTTGATCTCGGCGACCTGCTGGTGAAGAAGTCGCGCATCCTCGCCTCCACCCCGTTCGGTCCCACCGAGGTCGGCCGGTTCACCCGCTTCAGCGATCTGGGCATCAAATACAAGGCCACCCTCGCGTTGAACTACCGCCGGAAGGACTGGGCCTTCACGCTCACCCAGATCTACCGTTCCGGCTACATGGACAACCCGGAGGGCAACATCGGGCTCGGGACCTATCTCCCGCCGAATTGGAACCCCAAGGTCGCTTCCTACACGCTCTATAACCTGACGGCCAGCTACACGGGCCTGATCAAGAACCTGACCCTTGTCGCCGGCATCAAGAACCTCTTCAACACCAACCCGCCGTTCTCCGCCTACTACGACACCAACTCGGGTGCGGGCAGCGATTGGGACCCGCGCGTGGGTGACCCGCGCGGCCGGTCCTTCGTCCTGTCCGCGGAATACAAGTTCTTCTGA